Proteins from one Impatiens glandulifera chromosome 2, dImpGla2.1, whole genome shotgun sequence genomic window:
- the LOC124923788 gene encoding transcription factor MYBS3-like isoform X1 encodes MSRKCSHCGNIGHNTRTCTTYTTLGGPSSTGGAGGGGGGVRLFGVQLDPSSSSSSSSSSMSCVSMRKSLSMDCFPSSRVSIINIPSYHDLLGPTHERKKGTAWTEEEHRSFLVGLDKLGKGDWKGISKNFVITRTPTQVASHAQKYFLRLSTFNTKKRRSSLFDMATAASSSGSEPIDSDYNAQGPVLPFIQNANLQESNLTSLVWNNLEPENFSINEGGHTTSFF; translated from the exons ATGAGCAGAAAGTGCTCACATTGTGGAAATATAGGCCATAACACTAGGACCTGCACCACCTACACCACCCTGGGCGGACCCAGTTCTACCGGAGGAgcaggtggtggtggtggtggtgtaAGGCTATTTGGGGTGCAGCTTgacccatcatcatcatcatcatcatcttcttcatcaatgTCTTGTGTTTCCATGAGAAAGAGTCTAAGCATGGACTGTTTTCCTTCCTCAAGAGTTTCTATCATTAATATCCCTTCCTATCATGATCTCCTAGGACCAACTCACGAGAGGAAAAAGG GAACAGCATGGACAGAAGAGGAACATAGATCATTTCTGGTTGGTCTTGATAAGCTTGGTAAGGGTGATTGGAAAGGTATTTCCAAAAACTTTGTCATCACAAGAACACCTACCCAAGTTGCTAGTCATGCTCAGAAGTACTTCCTTAGATTATCAACTTTTAACACCAAGAAACGACGCTCAAGCCTCTTTGacatg GCGACGGCAGCTAGCTCTTCTGGGTCTGAACCAATTGATTCAGATTATAATGCTCAAGGACCGGTCCTGCCTTTTATTCAAAACGCCAATCTCCAAGAGAGTAACCTTACATCGCTGGTCTGGAACAACTTGGAACCCGAAAACTTCTCCATCAATGAGGGCGGGCATACAACAAGTTTCTTCTAA
- the LOC124924127 gene encoding tetraspanin-2 isoform X1, with protein MAVSNNVTSVLNLIALLCSIPIIASGIWLASKPDNECIHWLRWPIVFLGAAVLLVSLAGFIGAYKNKQGLLAVYLVFMALLIVILLVLLVLAFVVTRNSGAYSVTGRGFVEYRLAGYSEWLRDHVTDSGSWARIRVCLAESESCPKLNQEYITADQLFAAGGNLSPIQSGCCKPPTICGYQYINPTTWISPSNMLGDQDCILWNNDQTQLCYNCDSCKAGLLGNLRHEWRKVNVILIIAVIVLIFVYLIACSAFRNAQTEDIFRRYKQGWA; from the exons ATGGCAGTAAGCAACAACGTAACATCTGTGCTCAACCTCATAGCTTTACTCTGTTCCATTCCCATCATCGCCTCCGGCATCTGGCTCGCCTCCAAACCCGACAACGAATGCATCCATTGGCTCAGATGGCCTATCGTATTCCTCGGCGCCGCCGTCCTTCTAGTTTCCCTAGCCGGTTTCATCGGCGCCTACAAAAACAAACAGGGTCTTCTCGCTGTCTACCTAGTCTTCATGGCCCTCTTAATCGTCATCCTCCTCGTTCTCCTAGTCCTCGCTTTCGTCGTCACACGCAATTCCGGAGCCTACAGTGTTACCGGCCGGGGATTCGTTGAGTATAGACTGGCCGGTTACTCGGAGTGGCTCAGAGACCATGTTACCGACTCAGGAAGTTGGGCAAGGATTAGGGTTTGTCTTGCAGAATCTGAATCTTGCCCTAAGCTTAACCAGGAGTATATTACCGCCGATCAGTTGTTTGCTGCCGGCGGTAATCTCTCCCCTATCCAG TCTGGATGCTGTAAACCGCCGACAATTTGTGGTTACCAATACATAAACCCAACAACATGGATCAGCCCAAGTAACATGTTGGGAGACCAAGATTGCATACTATGGAACAATGACCAAACTCAACTATGCTACAATTGTGACTCTTGCAAGGCCGGTCTGTTGGGAAACCTAAGACACGAATGGAGAAAAGTTAACGTAATCTTGATCATTGCCGTCATTGTTCTCATATTTGTCTATCTCATTGCCTGCAGTGCGTTCAGGAATGCCCAGACCGAGGATATCTTTCGCCGGTATAAACAAGGATGGGCTTAA
- the LOC124927942 gene encoding transmembrane protein 258-like: MSGKPIASPIPEVWYPTLSFFMLSVGLALTAFFFIYEATTSRKNRSLSMELITGTFASIFLGFGSLFLLLACGVYV, encoded by the exons ATG TCTGGAAAACCTATCGCAAGCCCGATCCCTGAAGTTTGGTATCCGACCCTGTCTTTCTTCATGCTCTCGGTTGGTCTCGCGCTCACTGCCTTTTTCTTCAT CTATGAAGCTACCACTTCAAGAAAAAATCGTAGCCTTTCAATGGAGCTCATTACAGGGACATTTGCATCTATCTTCTTG GGTTTTGGGTCTTTGTTCTTACTCCTCGCATGTGGTGTTTATGTTTGA
- the LOC124923788 gene encoding transcription factor MYBS3-like isoform X2, translated as MSRKCSHCGNIGHNTRTCTTYTTLGGPSSTGGAGGGGGGVRLFGVQLDPSSSSSSSSSSMSCVSMRKSLSMDCFPSSRVSIINIPSYHDLLGPTHERKKAWTEEEHRSFLVGLDKLGKGDWKGISKNFVITRTPTQVASHAQKYFLRLSTFNTKKRRSSLFDMATAASSSGSEPIDSDYNAQGPVLPFIQNANLQESNLTSLVWNNLEPENFSINEGGHTTSFF; from the exons ATGAGCAGAAAGTGCTCACATTGTGGAAATATAGGCCATAACACTAGGACCTGCACCACCTACACCACCCTGGGCGGACCCAGTTCTACCGGAGGAgcaggtggtggtggtggtggtgtaAGGCTATTTGGGGTGCAGCTTgacccatcatcatcatcatcatcatcttcttcatcaatgTCTTGTGTTTCCATGAGAAAGAGTCTAAGCATGGACTGTTTTCCTTCCTCAAGAGTTTCTATCATTAATATCCCTTCCTATCATGATCTCCTAGGACCAACTCACGAGAGGAAAAAGG CATGGACAGAAGAGGAACATAGATCATTTCTGGTTGGTCTTGATAAGCTTGGTAAGGGTGATTGGAAAGGTATTTCCAAAAACTTTGTCATCACAAGAACACCTACCCAAGTTGCTAGTCATGCTCAGAAGTACTTCCTTAGATTATCAACTTTTAACACCAAGAAACGACGCTCAAGCCTCTTTGacatg GCGACGGCAGCTAGCTCTTCTGGGTCTGAACCAATTGATTCAGATTATAATGCTCAAGGACCGGTCCTGCCTTTTATTCAAAACGCCAATCTCCAAGAGAGTAACCTTACATCGCTGGTCTGGAACAACTTGGAACCCGAAAACTTCTCCATCAATGAGGGCGGGCATACAACAAGTTTCTTCTAA
- the LOC124924765 gene encoding LOW QUALITY PROTEIN: enhanced ethylene response protein 5 (The sequence of the model RefSeq protein was modified relative to this genomic sequence to represent the inferred CDS: inserted 4 bases in 2 codons; deleted 1 base in 1 codon; substituted 1 base at 1 genomic stop codon) yields MKRRRLDDLFRSSYSKSVLAVDRSAHVVKRKRRNKAYLRHGDPHRRITEYLNRFYDAVSSXDGSTLNSSSPFSSNSPSLLSLADALNVYQWSKQYDKFSQFGDITIPLFRSLQNYRLGQLVDSYQAFEKSASTCCSAFLQEFRNWESAWALETIFVVAYEIRVLAEKADRELASLGKNPEKLKGAGSFSXSFCVLAGKGSKRIGSLYVTCQLFKIYFKLGTVHLCRSVIRSIETARIFDFEEFPIRDKVTYMYYTGRLEVFNENFPAADQKFXLCLTHCNPHSDANIRILSLFFSTDDLKYLIPVKLSIGILPKHYPLEKYNLVEYSNIVLALRRGDLRLLRQALQEHEDRFLRSGVYLVLEKLELQVYQRLMKKIYFIQKEKDPSKAHQIKLEVIVKVLKWLEIEMDIDEVECIMSILIYKNLVKGYFAHKSKVVVLSKQDPFPKLSGKPVNP; encoded by the exons ATGAAACGACGCCGTCTCGATGATCTCTTCCGATCTTCATACTCTAAATCCGTCTTGGCGGTGGACAGATCGGCGCATGTAGTGAAGAGAAAAAGGCGTAACAAGGCGTATTTGAGGCATGGCGATCCCCATAGGCGAATAACAGAGTACTTAAACCGCTTCTACGACGCCGTTTCATC AGATGGTTCTACCCTAAACAGCTCTTCGCCGTTCTCTTCAAACTCCCCATCTCTCCTTTCCCTCGCCGACGCCTTGAATGTCTATCAG TGGTCCAAACAGTACGATAAATTCTCACAGTTTGGTGATATCACGATTCCTCTTTTTCGTTCTCTACAAAACTATAGACTTGGTCAGTTGGTTGATTCCTATCAAGCCTTTGAGAAATCTGCTA GTACTTGTTGCAGTGCCTTTTTGCAGGAGTTTCGTAATTGGGAATCAGCTTGGGCATTGGAAACTATA TTTGTGGTTGCCTATGAAATTAGGGTTCTTGCAGAGAAG GCTGACAGAGAATTAGCCTCGTTGGGAAAAAACCCGGAGAAGTTGAAAGGGGCTGGTTCATTCTCATGAAGTTTTTGTGTTCTTGCT GGAAAAGGCTCAAAACGCATTGGGTCGCTATATGTAACATGccaattattcaaaatttattttaag CTTGGTACAGTTCACCTTTGTCGAAGTGTGATCAGAAGCATTGAAACTGCGCGTATCTTTGACTTTGAGGAATTTCCTATACGAGATAAG GTCACCTACATGTATTATACTGGTCGCTTGGAGGTCTTCAATGAAAACTTTCCTGCT GCTGATCAAAAGTT CTTATGCTTGACACACTGTAATCCTCACAGTGATGCTAATATAAG AATCTTGTCCCTTTTCTTTTCAACAGATGATTTGAAATACTTGATACCCGTGAAGCTTTCTATAGGCATCCTTCCCAAACACTATCCCCTTGAGAAATATAACTTGGTTGAG TACAGTAATATTGTCCTGGCTTTGAGAAGGGGTGATTTGCGGCTACTTAGGCAAGCGCTGCAAGAGCATGAAGATCG GTTTTTAAGATCTGGGGTCTACCTTGTACTTGAGAAGCTAGAGCTCCAAGTATATCAAAGATTGATGAAGAAAAT CTACTTCATCCAGAAGGAAAAGGATCCAAGTAAAGCACACCAGATCAAGTTAGAGGTTATCGTTAAGGTATTGAAGTGGCTTGAGATTGAAATGGACATTGACGAG GTGGAATGTATAATGTCCATTCTCATATACAAGAATCTTGTGAAAGGGTATTTTGCCCACAAGAGCAAGGTGGTAGTTTTGAGTAAGCAAGATCCTTTTCCTAAGTTGAGTGGCAAACCTGTAAATCCCTAG
- the LOC124924126 gene encoding venom phosphodiesterase-like: MTPFTYASHESKWWLGEPLWETIINHGLIAATYFWPGSEVKKGSWNCPEKLCFMYNYSVPFEDRVDTVLNYFDLPSNEIPVFMTLYFEDPDHQGHKVGPDDPQITEAVARIDTMIGKLIQGLEKRGIFEDVTLIMVGDHGMVGTCDKKLIFLEDLSPWIDIPKDWIQSYSPLLSIRPPPGYNPSDVVAKMNEGLSSGKVNNGQYLKVYLKEDLPSRLHYFANERIPPIIGLVEESFKVEQKSSKRQECGGAHGYDNAIFSMRTIFIGHGPQFARGRKVESFENVQVYNLVTSILKIQGAPNNGTVTFPNSILLPPSH, translated from the coding sequence ATGACACCTTTCACCTATGCTAGCCATGAATCCAAATGGTGGTTAGGTGAGCCCTTatgggaaacaattatcaatcATGGTCTCATTGCAGCAACCTATTTTTGGCCTGGTTCAGAAGTAAAAAAAGGTTCTTGGAATTGCCCGGAGAAATTATGCTTCATGTATAATTACTCTGTTCCATTTGAGGATAGAGTTGATACAGTCCTCAACTATTTCGATTTGCCTAGTAATGAAATTCCAGTCTTCATGACACTATACTTCGAAGATCCAGATCATCAAGGGCATAAAGTCGGCCCGGATGATCCCCAAATAACAGAAGCCGTTGCTAGAATTGACACCATGATTGGAAAATTAATCCAAGGCCTGGAAAAAAGAGGAATCTTTGAAGATGTCACCTTGATTATGGTGGGTGATCATGGAATGGTGGGTACTTGCGATAAAAAACTGATCTTTCTTGAAGATTTATCTCCATGGATCGATATTCCAAAAGATTGGATTCAATCATACAGTCCATTGCTGTCAATTCGCCCTCCCCCAGGTTATAACCCTTCGGATGTCGTGGCTAAGATGAACGAAGGGCTGAGTTCCGGGAAAGTTAACAATGGGCAGTATTTGAAAGTTTATCTTAAGGAAGATCTTCCTAGCAGGCTGCATTATTTTGCAAATGAAAGGATTCCTCCAATAATAGGGTTAGTTGAAGAGAGCTTTAAGGTTGAGCAGAAGAGTTCGAAAAGACAAGAATGTGGAGGAGCACACGGATATGACAATGCCATCTTCTCCATGAGGACTATCTTTATTGGCCATGGCCCTCAGTTTGCGAGGGGAAGAAAGGTAGAGTCTTTTGAGAATGTTCAAGTGTATAATTTGGTCACTTCGATTCTCAAAATACAAGGAGCTCCTAACAATGGAACTGTAACATTTCCTAACTCTATCCTCTTGCCTCCTAGTCATTGA
- the LOC124924127 gene encoding tetraspanin-2 isoform X2: MAVSNNVTSVLNLIALLCSIPIIASGIWLASKPDNECIHWLRWPIVFLGAAVLLVSLAGFIGAYKNKQGLLAVYLVFMALLIVILLVLLVLAFVVTRNSGAYSVTGRGFVEYRLAGYSEWLRDHVTDSGSWARIRVCLAESESCPKLNQEYITADQLFAAGGNLSPIQSGCCKPPTICGYQYINPTTWISPSNMLGDQDCILWNNDQTQLCYNCDSCKAGLLGNLRHEWRKVNVILIIAVIVLIFVYLIACSAFRNAQTEDIFRRK; the protein is encoded by the exons ATGGCAGTAAGCAACAACGTAACATCTGTGCTCAACCTCATAGCTTTACTCTGTTCCATTCCCATCATCGCCTCCGGCATCTGGCTCGCCTCCAAACCCGACAACGAATGCATCCATTGGCTCAGATGGCCTATCGTATTCCTCGGCGCCGCCGTCCTTCTAGTTTCCCTAGCCGGTTTCATCGGCGCCTACAAAAACAAACAGGGTCTTCTCGCTGTCTACCTAGTCTTCATGGCCCTCTTAATCGTCATCCTCCTCGTTCTCCTAGTCCTCGCTTTCGTCGTCACACGCAATTCCGGAGCCTACAGTGTTACCGGCCGGGGATTCGTTGAGTATAGACTGGCCGGTTACTCGGAGTGGCTCAGAGACCATGTTACCGACTCAGGAAGTTGGGCAAGGATTAGGGTTTGTCTTGCAGAATCTGAATCTTGCCCTAAGCTTAACCAGGAGTATATTACCGCCGATCAGTTGTTTGCTGCCGGCGGTAATCTCTCCCCTATCCAG TCTGGATGCTGTAAACCGCCGACAATTTGTGGTTACCAATACATAAACCCAACAACATGGATCAGCCCAAGTAACATGTTGGGAGACCAAGATTGCATACTATGGAACAATGACCAAACTCAACTATGCTACAATTGTGACTCTTGCAAGGCCGGTCTGTTGGGAAACCTAAGACACGAATGGAGAAAAGTTAACGTAATCTTGATCATTGCCGTCATTGTTCTCATATTTGTCTATCTCATTGCCTGCAGTGCGTTCAGGAATGCCCAGACCGAGGATATCTTTCGCCG AAAGTAA
- the LOC124928236 gene encoding uncharacterized protein LOC124928236, giving the protein MAAWMEVDEESTNELSKLLETESVSAVRVRFIENPYSAPLIFESSTSYITINGNEEYCGSSFSDSDASVMASIDIRRSEIGFGLFTEAFRAWSSAVGSNGRREEVGGAAAGGGGEMLAAEGMIKLDNEVDEEMLAKFLLEDDDEMI; this is encoded by the coding sequence ATGGCGGCGTGGATGGAAGTCGACGAAGAGTCCACCAACGAGCTCTCGAAACTTCTAGAAACTGAATCGGTTTCCGCGGTCAGAGTCAGGTTCATCGAGAATCCCTATTCTGCTCCGCTTATTTTCGAATCGTCTACTTCATATATTACGATCAACGGCAACGAGGAGTATTGCGGCTCGTCTTTTTCCGATTCGGATGCGTCGGTTATGGCTAGCATTGATATTCGGAGAAGTGAAATCGGATTTGGATTGTTCACGGAGGCGTTTAGAGCGTGGTCGTCGGCGGTTGGAAGTAATGGACGACGGGAAGAAGTGGGTGGTGCGGCTGCGGGAGGCGGCGGGGAGATGTTGGCGGCGGAGGGAATGATTAAGTTGGATAATGAGGTTGATGAGGAGATGCTGGCGAAGTTTCTGttggaagatgatgatgaaatgataTAG